A single region of the Salvia miltiorrhiza cultivar Shanhuang (shh) chromosome 8, IMPLAD_Smil_shh, whole genome shotgun sequence genome encodes:
- the LOC131001813 gene encoding protein CROWDED NUCLEI 4 — protein sequence MATPASRSEKLAVTPRSSVTFGVTPNSGSSRVLKTPLSDESLWKRLKEAGFDEDSIKRRDKAALIAYIAKLEAEIYEHQHHMGLVIMERNEWLSKYDEAKSIADSAELNIKRERASHVSNMADARKREDSLKKSLGIEKECVKNIEKTLHEMRAEYAEVKVASDSKFAEARSMVEDALKKLTEAEEKKRAAESLEAEATRYHRTAERKLHEVEEREDDLRRRIMSSKSDFEAKEKEIQLERQSLSERQKVMQQTQERLLDAQALLNQREEYVLNKTQELKRFERELDDLKLSISQERMSLSEEKISLELKASSLSAREEAVIKRECDLLKKEEEALLMQAKLTSKESDNNRQVISNHEADLAIRNSAYEAEAEMKRKLLEEEINTKRRAWELRELDITQREDFISEKERELDVASRHLKEKEKEVEERLSLVEEKQKNLCTLEEELEVKGRSLKQEKEEIHQMKLDLKKSSDLLEEKKKHISDAEENMDAMRTERNELLELELRLKEEIDNISAQKQEHEAEADRLKAEKAKFEAEWELIDEKREQLVKEAERIAEERSSVSKYLNDERESLKAEKDEMRDQYKRDLESLSQDRESFMKDLENERTEWFSKMQKEREDFLRDIEMQKKELNNCIEKRREEIENILAEREKEFEEEKTKELQHINLLKERVGKELEHVNSEMKRLDDERREINRDREKRDQEWAELNSSIEELKVQREKLEKQRELLRADREGIISQIETLKGLEDLKERLDTIAVHEMQSNLLSKNQKTASKRFVSQPTENVLDQNGMVNNGFGHNTSGRKEPNKSSSPLSAPLSWLKRCADTILEPRHSNKKRKKENDTTDHGSEDMTPCSPQKYSNSSKVDHAVEPFDQTPVATETTVYIDKIVTIEEVTKFNVERITGNNEDAGTDDKVEENGAVLE from the exons ATGGCAACTCCGGCTTCGCGGTCGGAGAAACTGGCGGTGACGCCGCGGAGCTCCGTAACATTTGGAGTGACCCCAAATTCTGGTTCATCTAGGGTTTTGAAAACTCCCTTAAGCGATGAATCCCTATGGAAACGACTCAAAGAAGCAGGTTTTGATGAAGATTCGATTAAACGGAGAGATAAGGCGGCACTCATTGCTTATATTGCCAAACTAGAAGCCGAG ATATATGAGCACCAGCATCACATGGGCCTAGTCATTATGGAAAGAAATGAATGGCTGTCAAAGTATGATGAAGCTAAATCTATTGCTGATTCTGCTGAGCTGAATATTAAGCGTGAACGGGCTTCTCATGTCTCCAATATGGCTGATGCTAGAAAACGAGAAGATAGTCTCAAGAAATCTCTTGGCATTGAGAAAGAATGCGTTAAGAAT ATTGAGAAGACCTTGCACGAAATGCGTGCTGAGTATGCAGAAGTGAAGGTGGCATCTGATAGTAAATTTGCAGAAGCAAGAAGTATGGTGGAAGACGCCCTGAAGAAGTTAACAGAGGCTGAGGAGAAAAAGCGCGCAGCAGAGTCACTTGAAGCAGAAGCGACAAGGTATCATCGAACGGCTGAAAGAAAGCTGCATGAAGTTGAAGAACGTGAAGATGACTTAAGGAGACGCATCATGTCGTCAAAGTCTGA TTTTGAAGCTAAGGAGAAAGAAATTCAGCTCGAGAGGCAATCCCTATCTGAAAGGCAAAAAGTTATGCAGCAAACGCAAGAAAGGTTACTGGATGCACAAGCTTTGTTGAACCAGAGAGAAGAGTATGTTTTAAATAAAACACAAGAGTTGAAGAGATTTGAGAGGGAGCTTGATGATTTAAAGTTAAGCATTTCCCAAGAGCGTATGTCCTTAAGTGAAGAAAAAATCTCTCTAGAGCTAAAAGCAAGTTCCTTATCAGCAAGAGAGGAG GCTGTTATCAAAAGAGAATGTGATCTTCTCAAGAAGGAGGAAGAGGCACTTCTGATGCAAGCTAAACTGACGAGCAAAGAATCT GATAATAATCGACAAGTAATTTCTAATCACGAAGCAGACTTGGCAATAAGGAATTCTGCTTATGAGGCTGAAGCAGAAATGAAGCGCAAATTGTTGGAAGAGGAGATTAATACCAAGAGGCGGGCATGGGAATTGAGAGAACTTGACATCACACAACGAGAGGACTTCATCTcagaaaaagaaagggaattGGATGTTGCATCAAGGCATcttaaagaaaaagagaaagaagtGGAAGAGAGATTAAGTTTAgttgaagagaaacaaaagaATCTTTGCACTCTGGAAGAAGAGTTGGAAGTGAAGGGACGTTCTCTCAAACAAGAGAAGGAAGAGATCCACCAGATGAAGCTTGATCTTAAAAAGTCTTCTGATTTGctggaggagaagaagaaacaCATCAGTGATGCAGAGGAGAATATGGATGCAATGAGGACTGAAAGAAATGAATTACTTGAGCTAGAATTGAGACTAAAAGAAGAGATTGATAATATTAGTGCGCAGAAACAGGAACATGAGGCTGAGGCAGACCGCTTGAAAGCAGAGAAGGCAAAATTTGAAGCTGAGTGGGAGCTAATTGATGAAAAAAGAGAACAGCTTGTAAAAGAAGCAGAGCGTATTGCTGAGGAGAGATCAAGTGTCTCTAAATATCTTAATGATGAGCGTGAAAGCTTGAAAGCagagaaggatgaaatgagagaCCAATATAAACGTGATCTTGAGTCGCTCTCCCAGGACCGGGAGTCATTCATGAAAGACCTTGAGAATGAACGTACTGAGTGGTTTAGTAAGATGCAGAAAGAACGCGAAGATTTCTTGCGGGATATTGAGATGCAGAAGAAGGAGTTGAATAATTGTATTGAGAAGAGACGTGAAGAAATTGAGAATATTCTTgcagaaagagagaaagaattCGAGGAAGAAAAAACGAAAGAACTTCAGCATATTAATTTGCTTAAAGAAAGAGTTGGGAAGGAACTGGAACATGTAAACTCAGAAATGAAGAGACTTGATGATGAAAGAAGAGAGATAAATAGAGATCGTGAAAAGAGGGACCAAGAATGGGCTGAGCTGAATAGTTCAATAGAGGAGCTGAAGGTACAGAGGGAGAAGTTGGAGAAACAAAGGGAGTTACTAAGAGCTGATAGAGAGGGAATTATTTCTCAGATCGAGACATTGAAAGGGCTGGAGGATTTAAAAGAACGATTAGACACTATTGCAGTACACGAAATGCAATCTAACTTGCTATCAAAGAATCAGAAAACTGCCAGTAAAAGATTTGTGAGTCAACCGACAGAAAATGTTTTGGATCAAAATGGGATGGTTAACAATGGGTTTGGACATAATACATCTGGTAGAAAAGAGCCCAATAAGTCTTCTTCTCCCCTCTCTGCTCCTCTCTCATGGCTCAAACGATGTGCTGATACAATTCTTGAGCCGAGACATAGTaacaaaaagagaaagaaagaaaatgatacAACAGATCATGGATCAGAAGATATGACGCCATG TTCGCCACAGAAGTATTCGAACTCATCCAAGGTTGATCATGCTGTCGAACCATTTGATCAAACTCCAGTTGCCACAGAGACCACAGTCTATATAGATAAAATTGTAACAATTGAAGAAGTAACAAAATTTAACGTTGAAAGGATCACAGGGAACAATGAG GATGCTGGAACTGATGACAaagttgaggaaaatggtgcTGTGTTGGAATAA